Within the Acidimicrobiales bacterium genome, the region CGCGACATCGGCCGGTCGTGTGGAGAACTCTGACGCGTTGTACAGCCTCGCCGGCGAGATCGTCGCCACCCGCACCACCGCCGACTGGATGGAGTTCTGCGCGGCCAATTCGATTCCTGCGGCCGAGGTCATCGAGCTCGAGCGCATCGGCGAAGACGAACACTTCAAGGCGGTGGGGCTGATCCAAGATGGCGAGCACCCCACCGAAGGGGCCTATCACTGGGTACGTGACCCCATCATGTTCGACGGTCGCCACTCGCCGCTGCGCATGCCGGCCCCCCGTCTGGGTGCCGACACGGCCGCGGTCATGGCAGATCTGGGCTGGGACGACGACCGGATAGGCGACCTGGTCGACAACGGAGGTACCGGACAATGAAGCTGGGTGACACCACCGTGTTCATCAGTGGCGGCGCGTCGGGCCTGGGGGAAGCCACCGCCAGGCACTTCGTCGCCGCAGGCGCAACCGTGGGGCTGCTGGACAGAGACGCACAGCGCGGGCAGGCAACGGCCGCCGACATCGGTGCCGTATTTGCCCAGTGCGACGTCGCAGACGACCAGTCGATCGACACGGCATTCGACCACCTGAGCGCCACCCTGGGTGCCCCGCGCGCGGTGGTCGCGTGTGCCGGCATCGGGTCGGGTAAACGCATGATCGGCCGTTCGGGGCCTCACGACTCGGCGACCTTCCGCAAGGTCGTCGAGGTCAACCTGATCGGCACCTTCAATCTGTTCCGGCTGGCGGCCGCGGCGATGGCCGAGCTCGAACCGCTCGACCCTGATGGAGAACGCGGGGTGCTGGTCGGCACAGCATCGATAGCGGCCTTCGACGGCGTCGACGGCGGTGTTGCGTACTCGGCGTCGAAAGGGGGCGTGGCGGCCATGATGCTGCCCCTGGCCCGCGACCTCGCCGGCCGGGGCATAAGGGCGGTGGCCATAGCCCCCGGATCGTTCGACACCCCCATGGTCGCGGGCATGCCACCCGAGTTCGGGCAACGCCTGTCGGGCCAAACGCCGTTCCCGGCCCGCTTCGGGCGGCCTCCCGAGTTCGCCGCGCTCGCAGCCCACATCGTCGAGAACTCGATGCTCAACGGCACGACGATCAGAATCGACGGAGGACTACGCATGATGCCGAGCGAGGGATGGAAACGATGAGCGTCGCCGAGCTAGCAGACGGGATCGACCTGCTGTCACCCCAGGCGGTCGACCACGCGCCAGGGTTCTTCAACCGGCTCAGGGAGACCGACCCGGTGATCTGGAGCCAACGCCACAGAGCTTGGATCATCACCGGTCACCCAGAACTGGACGAAGCCTTCAGAGACCGCCGCTTGTCGACCGAGCGGATGGACGCGTTTCGATCGCGTCTGCCCGAGCACCGGGCCCAGGTGCTGGCCAAGGCCATCGACCTGCTCGACGGTTGGATGCTGTTTCACGAGCCGCCAACCCACACCCGTCTGCGCAATCCCCTCAGCCGGTCGTTCACACCCAAGGCGGTTTCGACTCTCACCCGCCAGGTCGAGGAGATCGTCGACCGCCAGCTGGCTGCCGTTCAGGCAGAGGCTGGCGACGGCGCCACGGACCTCGTTCACTCGTTCACCCACCCGATACCCGCCGCCGTGATCGCCGAGCTGTTCGGTGTGCCCGAAGACCAACGGCACTGGCTGCCGGCATGGTCCGAGAAGTTCGGGGCGGTGGTGTTCGGTGCTGTCAATCGACCCGACTACGAGCAGGCAGCAGCCGAGGCCGGCGAAGAGCTGGAACGCGAAATCGGCGGCCTGATCGAGCGGTATCGGGCAGAACCACAGAACAATCTGCTGTCGCTGCTGCTCGAGAACGAGGGCGACCAAGGCCTCGACTTCACCGAGATTCTCGGCGCGTGTTCGCTGCTGCTGTTCGCGGGCCACGACACAACGACCTCGTTCCTGGGCTCGTCGCTGATCACCCTGATGAACAACCCAGAAGCCGCCCGGCGCATAGCCGAGGGCGACGTCGACCTGTCGGTTGCCATCGAGGAGCTGCTGCGGTTGGACGCGCCTGCCAAGGCCATGATGCGCATGGTCGCCGAACGCCACGAGCGTGGCGGGCACGTGCTCGACGAGGGTCAGGCCGTGTTCATGGGAATCATCGGAGCCAACCGCGACCCGAGGGTGTTCGATCGGCCCGACGAGGTCGTGCTCGACCGCAGCCCCAACCCCCACCTGACCTTTGGCTACGGCCACCACTTCTGTCTGGGTGCATCGCTGGCTCGGCTGGAGGCCAGGGTTGCCCTGCCCGCCATACTGCGCCGCTTCCCCGACATGCACATGGTCGGCCAGCCCACGTGGAAGGCATCGATAAGCGACCGTTCGCCTTCTTCGCTCAACGTCGAGCTCGGAGGCGCAGCGCTATGAACGATCGCCGCCCTGTCGTATTGATCACGGGAGCCTCCCGAGGCATCGGAGCTGCAACGGCCGTGCGCTGCGCCTCGCAGGGCTGGGATGTGGTTGTCAACTACGCCACCAACGCCGGAGCCGCCGACGAGGTCGTGGCCCGCTGCGTCGACGCCGGAGCCGACGCTGTTGCGCTGGGTGCCGATGTCTCCGACGAACAGCAGGTGATGGCGATGTTCGCCGAGGTCGACGACCTGTTCGACGGCCTCGATGCGGTGGTCAACAACGCGGGTGTCCTGGGCAAGCAGGGCACATTCGACACCTTCGAC harbors:
- a CDS encoding SDR family oxidoreductase; translation: MKLGDTTVFISGGASGLGEATARHFVAAGATVGLLDRDAQRGQATAADIGAVFAQCDVADDQSIDTAFDHLSATLGAPRAVVACAGIGSGKRMIGRSGPHDSATFRKVVEVNLIGTFNLFRLAAAAMAELEPLDPDGERGVLVGTASIAAFDGVDGGVAYSASKGGVAAMMLPLARDLAGRGIRAVAIAPGSFDTPMVAGMPPEFGQRLSGQTPFPARFGRPPEFAALAAHIVENSMLNGTTIRIDGGLRMMPSEGWKR
- a CDS encoding cytochrome P450, with translation MSVAELADGIDLLSPQAVDHAPGFFNRLRETDPVIWSQRHRAWIITGHPELDEAFRDRRLSTERMDAFRSRLPEHRAQVLAKAIDLLDGWMLFHEPPTHTRLRNPLSRSFTPKAVSTLTRQVEEIVDRQLAAVQAEAGDGATDLVHSFTHPIPAAVIAELFGVPEDQRHWLPAWSEKFGAVVFGAVNRPDYEQAAAEAGEELEREIGGLIERYRAEPQNNLLSLLLENEGDQGLDFTEILGACSLLLFAGHDTTTSFLGSSLITLMNNPEAARRIAEGDVDLSVAIEELLRLDAPAKAMMRMVAERHERGGHVLDEGQAVFMGIIGANRDPRVFDRPDEVVLDRSPNPHLTFGYGHHFCLGASLARLEARVALPAILRRFPDMHMVGQPTWKASISDRSPSSLNVELGGAAL